Proteins co-encoded in one Cyprinus carpio isolate SPL01 chromosome B5, ASM1834038v1, whole genome shotgun sequence genomic window:
- the LOC109061923 gene encoding E3 ubiquitin-protein ligase LRSAM1-like isoform X2 — MFLFSKKKKPSEDSIKRLEYQLCLAKEAGADDILDISACELAEVPSSAFSICKVLQKKVLILHGNDLRSLVPKGCFIGALATLKVLDLHENKLTSLPDDIGQLLSLQVLNVEKNHIKQLPDSIGDLRHLQTLNVKGNSLTVIPVSVGRMSSLRTLDISENSITELPKELANVRTLESLILDAQVMRYPPASVCTAGTEEVQRYLCSEMGLEYCPPSQYLLPVLEDDGGKQEVDCVDGEEMAWQSKFMDYEKRKVQKHLEKVIFEKDLEEKQREHTQLLLLNNSRKEDVLLSVKLEQQRLELGVSQQQRAQETERQKMLDKARLAESNIMSRISDLLLDNKRQAKSAEFLQALEEDRIRMEHLTAITQDEANSLRKKEVASAMQRMLSESYSLRLLQEAREAKTQILVSETCRSLDYMDRKFDQVLSLQQLDKSKAISQILQEEEIQKAAFEALQLQKDSVHAYIRNQEVLADQRTALSDILQQLLKQKDQREEELRMVLVEMEQKSESNQQNYWMIQYQRLLDAKPLSLRMQEAAVDADLGNLLCKLSAQHYLPIIAHQRITAEALRHMTTKDLRKLGINEVGVQKALLHWAREHTLFDPKEMQEAGPSTPSAPLQQELTPPLTPSTPLTPTAPSPDRWSSSECVVCMEHESQVIFLPCGHVCCCQTCSDALQSCPMCRGTVSQRVRLYHG, encoded by the exons ATGTTTCTGTTCTCCAAAAAGAAGAAACCCAGTGAGGATTCCATAAAACGTCTGGAATACCAGCTATGCTTG GCCAAAGAAGCAGGTGCGGATGATATTCTGGACATTTCTGCCTGTGAGCTTGCAGAG GTTCCCTCCAGTGCCTTTTCCATATGTAAAGTCCTCCAGAAGAAA GTGTTAATTCTTCATGGAAATGACCTGAGGTCACTTGTTCCTAAAGGTTGCTTCATTGGTGCCTTAGCAACTTTAAAG GTGTTGGACCTGCATGAAAATAAGCTCACATCACTTCCCGATGACATCGGTCAGCTTTTGTCCTTGCag GTGCTGAATGTAGAGAAGAACCACATTAAACAGCTGCCGGACTCTATAGGGGATTTACGGCATCTACAGACACTTAATGTGAAAG GGAACAGCCTTACTGTCATTCCTGTGTCTGTGGGACGCATGAGTAGCCTGCGTACACTAGACATAAGTGAGAACAGCATTACAGAATTACCTAAAGAACTGGCCAATGTTCGCACTTTGGAA AGCCTGATTCTGGATGCACAGGTTATGAGATATCCACCTGCATCAGTGTGCACGGCTGGCACAGAGGAAGTGCAGCGCTACCTCTGTTCAG AGATGGGTCTGGAGTACTGCCCTCCATCCCAGTATCTGCTGCCTGTGCTGGAGGATGATGGAGGGAAGCAGGAGGTGGATTGTGTTGATGGTGAAGAGATGGCCTGGCAG AGCAAATTCATGGACTATGAGAAAAGAAAG GTGCAGAAACATCTGGAAAAGGTGATCTTTGAGAAAGATCttgaagagaaacagagagagcacACTCAGCTCCTCCTCCTCAATAACTCCCGCAAAGAGGATGTCCTGCTGTCTGTCAAACTG GAGCAGCAACGGTTGGAGTTAGGTGTGTCTCAGCAGCAGAGGGCCCAGGAAACAGAGAGGCAGAAAATGCTGGATAAAGCACGTCTGGCAGAGAGCAATATCATGAGTCGCATCTCTGACCTCCTACTTGATAACAAACG CCAGGCAAAGAGCGCCGAGTTTCTGCAAGCTCTGGAGGAAGACCG tatacgAATGGAACACCTAACTGCCATCACACAAGATGAAGCCAACTCTCTTAGGAAGAAGGAAGTGGCAA GTGCCATGCAGAGGATGCTGTCAGAGAGCTACTCTTTAAGGCTACTTCAGGAGGCCAGGGAAGCCAAGACACAGATTCTGGTGTCTGAGACCTGCAGGAG TTTGGACTATATGGATAGGAAGTTTGACCAAGTGTTGTCCCTGCAGCAGCTAGACAAAAGCAAAGCCATTAGTCAGATCCTTCAAGAG GAGGAAATACAGAAGGCTGCCTTTGAAGCCCTCCAACTCCAGAAGGACAGTGTGCATGCTTATATCCGTAATCAG gaggTGCTAGCAGACCAGAGGACTGCTCTGAGTGACATACTGCAGCAGTTACTCAAACAGAAGGACCAAAGGGAGGAGGAGCTCAGGATGGTTTTG gTGGAGATGGAGCAAAAAAGTGAATCCAATCAGCAGAACTACTGGATGATCCAGTATCAGAGGCTCCTGGATGCCAAACCTTTGTCTCTGCGGATGCAG GAGGCAGCTGTAGATGCGGATCTGGGGAATCTACTGTGTAAACTCTCTGCTCAACACTACCTGCCAATCATAGCTCACCAACGAATCACTGCTGAGGCCTTGCGACACATGACCACTAAAGACCTTCGAAAG TTGGGGATCAATGAGGTTGGCGTGCAGAAAGCTCTTCTCCACTGGGCCAGAGAACACACTTTGTTTGATC CAAAAGAGATGCAGGAAGCTGGTCCATCCACTCCAAGCGCCCCACTCCAACAGGAGCTCACTCCTCCACTGACCCCCAGCACTCCCCTCACACCCACTGCCCCAAGTCCTGATCGATGGAGCAGTTCTGAGTGTGTGGTGTGCATGGAACATGAG TCACAGGTGATCTTCCTGCCGTGTGGGCATGTATGCTGTTGCCAGACATGCAGCGATGCCCTGCAGTCCTGCCCTATGTGCCGTGGCACTGTATCTCAGCGGGTCCGTCTTTATCACGGCTGA
- the pole3 gene encoding DNA polymerase epsilon subunit 3, which yields MAERPEDLNLPNAVITRIIKEALPDGVNVSKEARRAISQAASVFVLYATSCANNFAMKAKRKTLNAGDVMSAMEEMEFERFLQPLREALEAYKKGQKGKKEASEQKRKDKEKKSSSTDENDKSRDEEEDEHMDDEQEGENEGEEEDVEN from the exons ATGGCCGAGAGACCAGAGGACCTCAATCTTCCCAATGCTGTCATCACGCGGATTATAAAGGAGGCA TTGCCAGATGGAGTTAACGTCTCCAAGGAGGCAAGACGAGCGATATCTCAAGCAGCCAGTGTTTTCGTTCTCTATGCAACATCTTG TGCAAACAATTTTGCTATGAAAGCAAAAAGGAAGACGCTCAACGCTGGAGATGTGATGTCAGCTATGGAGGAGATGGAGTTTGAGCGTTTCTTGCAACCCTTGCGGGAAGCACTTGAAG CTTACAAGAAAGGTCAGAAAGGCAAGAAGGAGGCATCTGAGCAAAAACGTAAGGACAAGGAGAAGAAGAGCAGCAGCACAGATGAGAATGACAAGAGTAGAGATGAAGAGGAAGACGAGCACATGGATGATGAGCAGGAGGGAGAGAATGAAGGAGAGGAAGAGGATGTGGAGAACTGA
- the LOC109061923 gene encoding E3 ubiquitin-protein ligase LRSAM1-like isoform X1, with product MFLFSKKKKPSEDSIKRLEYQLCLAKEAGADDILDISACELAEVPSSAFSICKVLQKKVLILHGNDLRSLVPKGCFIGALATLKVLDLHENKLTSLPDDIGQLLSLQVLNVEKNHIKQLPDSIGDLRHLQTLNVKGNSLTVIPVSVGRMSSLRTLDISENSITELPKELANVRTLESLILDAQVMRYPPASVCTAGTEEVQRYLCSEMGLEYCPPSQYLLPVLEDDGGKQEVDCVDGEEMAWQSKFMDYEKRKVQKHLEKVIFEKDLEEKQREHTQLLLLNNSRKEDVLLSVKLEQQRLELGVSQQQRAQETERQKMLDKARLAESNIMSRISDLLLDNKRQAKSAEFLQALEEDRIRMEHLTAITQDEANSLRKKEVASAMQRMLSESYSLRLLQEAREAKTQILVSETCRSLDYMDRKFDQVLSLQQLDKSKAISQILQEEEIQKAAFEALQLQKDSVHAYIRNQIKLIEAELMQLTKLEVKRRNLDTENLQEVLADQRTALSDILQQLLKQKDQREEELRMVLVEMEQKSESNQQNYWMIQYQRLLDAKPLSLRMQEAAVDADLGNLLCKLSAQHYLPIIAHQRITAEALRHMTTKDLRKLGINEVGVQKALLHWAREHTLFDPKEMQEAGPSTPSAPLQQELTPPLTPSTPLTPTAPSPDRWSSSECVVCMEHESQVIFLPCGHVCCCQTCSDALQSCPMCRGTVSQRVRLYHG from the exons ATGTTTCTGTTCTCCAAAAAGAAGAAACCCAGTGAGGATTCCATAAAACGTCTGGAATACCAGCTATGCTTG GCCAAAGAAGCAGGTGCGGATGATATTCTGGACATTTCTGCCTGTGAGCTTGCAGAG GTTCCCTCCAGTGCCTTTTCCATATGTAAAGTCCTCCAGAAGAAA GTGTTAATTCTTCATGGAAATGACCTGAGGTCACTTGTTCCTAAAGGTTGCTTCATTGGTGCCTTAGCAACTTTAAAG GTGTTGGACCTGCATGAAAATAAGCTCACATCACTTCCCGATGACATCGGTCAGCTTTTGTCCTTGCag GTGCTGAATGTAGAGAAGAACCACATTAAACAGCTGCCGGACTCTATAGGGGATTTACGGCATCTACAGACACTTAATGTGAAAG GGAACAGCCTTACTGTCATTCCTGTGTCTGTGGGACGCATGAGTAGCCTGCGTACACTAGACATAAGTGAGAACAGCATTACAGAATTACCTAAAGAACTGGCCAATGTTCGCACTTTGGAA AGCCTGATTCTGGATGCACAGGTTATGAGATATCCACCTGCATCAGTGTGCACGGCTGGCACAGAGGAAGTGCAGCGCTACCTCTGTTCAG AGATGGGTCTGGAGTACTGCCCTCCATCCCAGTATCTGCTGCCTGTGCTGGAGGATGATGGAGGGAAGCAGGAGGTGGATTGTGTTGATGGTGAAGAGATGGCCTGGCAG AGCAAATTCATGGACTATGAGAAAAGAAAG GTGCAGAAACATCTGGAAAAGGTGATCTTTGAGAAAGATCttgaagagaaacagagagagcacACTCAGCTCCTCCTCCTCAATAACTCCCGCAAAGAGGATGTCCTGCTGTCTGTCAAACTG GAGCAGCAACGGTTGGAGTTAGGTGTGTCTCAGCAGCAGAGGGCCCAGGAAACAGAGAGGCAGAAAATGCTGGATAAAGCACGTCTGGCAGAGAGCAATATCATGAGTCGCATCTCTGACCTCCTACTTGATAACAAACG CCAGGCAAAGAGCGCCGAGTTTCTGCAAGCTCTGGAGGAAGACCG tatacgAATGGAACACCTAACTGCCATCACACAAGATGAAGCCAACTCTCTTAGGAAGAAGGAAGTGGCAA GTGCCATGCAGAGGATGCTGTCAGAGAGCTACTCTTTAAGGCTACTTCAGGAGGCCAGGGAAGCCAAGACACAGATTCTGGTGTCTGAGACCTGCAGGAG TTTGGACTATATGGATAGGAAGTTTGACCAAGTGTTGTCCCTGCAGCAGCTAGACAAAAGCAAAGCCATTAGTCAGATCCTTCAAGAG GAGGAAATACAGAAGGCTGCCTTTGAAGCCCTCCAACTCCAGAAGGACAGTGTGCATGCTTATATCCGTAATCAG ATTAAACTCATAGAGGCAGAGTTAATGCAGTTGACAAAACTGGAGGTTAAGAGGAGGAATTTGGACACGGAGAACCTGCAG gaggTGCTAGCAGACCAGAGGACTGCTCTGAGTGACATACTGCAGCAGTTACTCAAACAGAAGGACCAAAGGGAGGAGGAGCTCAGGATGGTTTTG gTGGAGATGGAGCAAAAAAGTGAATCCAATCAGCAGAACTACTGGATGATCCAGTATCAGAGGCTCCTGGATGCCAAACCTTTGTCTCTGCGGATGCAG GAGGCAGCTGTAGATGCGGATCTGGGGAATCTACTGTGTAAACTCTCTGCTCAACACTACCTGCCAATCATAGCTCACCAACGAATCACTGCTGAGGCCTTGCGACACATGACCACTAAAGACCTTCGAAAG TTGGGGATCAATGAGGTTGGCGTGCAGAAAGCTCTTCTCCACTGGGCCAGAGAACACACTTTGTTTGATC CAAAAGAGATGCAGGAAGCTGGTCCATCCACTCCAAGCGCCCCACTCCAACAGGAGCTCACTCCTCCACTGACCCCCAGCACTCCCCTCACACCCACTGCCCCAAGTCCTGATCGATGGAGCAGTTCTGAGTGTGTGGTGTGCATGGAACATGAG TCACAGGTGATCTTCCTGCCGTGTGGGCATGTATGCTGTTGCCAGACATGCAGCGATGCCCTGCAGTCCTGCCCTATGTGCCGTGGCACTGTATCTCAGCGGGTCCGTCTTTATCACGGCTGA
- the rpl12 gene encoding 60S ribosomal protein L12 isoform X2: MRCTGGEVGATSSLAPKIGPLGLSPKKVGDDIAKATGDWKGLRITVKLTIQNRQAAIEVVPSASALIIKALKEPPRDRKKVKNIKHSGSVSLDEIINIARVMRPRSIARELSGTIKEILGTAQSVGCTIDGRPPHDVIDDINSGKMECPAE; encoded by the exons ATGAGATGCACAGGTGGAGAGGTTGGTGCCACTTCTTCGCTGGCCCCCAAAATCGGACCTTTGGGTCTT tCCCCTAAAAAGGTGGGTGATGACATCGCAAAGGCCACCGGTGACTGGAAGGGCCTCCGAATCACTGTGAAACTGACCATTCAGAACAGACAAGCAGCG ATTGAGGTGGTGCCATCAGCCTCAGCCCTCATCATCAAGGCGCTGAAGGAACCTCCCCGTGACAGGAAGAAGGTCAAGAACA TTAAGCACTCTGGAAGTGTTTCTTTGGATGAGATCATCAACATTGCCCGTGTCATGAGGCCACGTTCTATTGCCAGGGAACTTAGTG GTACCATTAAAGAGATTCTTGGCACAGCTCAGTCTGTGGGCTGCACCATTGATGGTCGCCCTCCCCATGATGTCATTGATGACATCAATAGTGGCAAAATGGAATGCCCAGCT GAGTAA
- the rpl12 gene encoding 60S ribosomal protein L12 isoform X1, protein MPPKFDPNEIKVVYMRCTGGEVGATSSLAPKIGPLGLSPKKVGDDIAKATGDWKGLRITVKLTIQNRQAAIEVVPSASALIIKALKEPPRDRKKVKNIKHSGSVSLDEIINIARVMRPRSIARELSGTIKEILGTAQSVGCTIDGRPPHDVIDDINSGKMECPAE, encoded by the exons ATGCCTCCTAAATTCGACCCCAACGAGATTAAAGTTG tgtacATGAGATGCACAGGTGGAGAGGTTGGTGCCACTTCTTCGCTGGCCCCCAAAATCGGACCTTTGGGTCTT tCCCCTAAAAAGGTGGGTGATGACATCGCAAAGGCCACCGGTGACTGGAAGGGCCTCCGAATCACTGTGAAACTGACCATTCAGAACAGACAAGCAGCG ATTGAGGTGGTGCCATCAGCCTCAGCCCTCATCATCAAGGCGCTGAAGGAACCTCCCCGTGACAGGAAGAAGGTCAAGAACA TTAAGCACTCTGGAAGTGTTTCTTTGGATGAGATCATCAACATTGCCCGTGTCATGAGGCCACGTTCTATTGCCAGGGAACTTAGTG GTACCATTAAAGAGATTCTTGGCACAGCTCAGTCTGTGGGCTGCACCATTGATGGTCGCCCTCCCCATGATGTCATTGATGACATCAATAGTGGCAAAATGGAATGCCCAGCT GAGTAA
- the ccn1l1 gene encoding cellular communication network factor 1, like 1 translates to MSPLRSILRQGHFITLVLLSWAAVEAQRGCPLKCSCPSSPPSCPPGISSVLDSCGCCRVCARQFNQDCSPAEPCDHIKGLRCHLKAGGDPNRGLCRAEAQGRPCELDGRVYQHGEDFQPTCEHQCTCVDGVVGCVPLCPHHISLPDWRCSRRRLTKLPGRCCQEWVCDDDNRIAEVEPLPDAHPQEHTDLTGNELLVAPSTSWDSSATAPYQAILWICYVTCFLGVTDWSPCSATCGMGVSSRVTNSNPECRLVSETRLCQIQECGINPAPSLKKGKKCQKTTRSPKPVQIVFAGCFTARRYRPRSCGSCSDGRLCIPSVTRTIPLHFHCPEPERDDFTRNVMWIQRCSCSQRNSRQGLSSQAEFFNLPNDIHTYTH, encoded by the exons ATGTCCCCTCTGAGGAGCATACTAAGGCAAGGACATTTCATCACACTGGTGCTGCTGTCATGGGCCGCTGTGGAG GCGCAGAGAGGTTGTCCACTGAAATGCTCTTGTCCTTCCTCGCCCCCTTCGTGTCCTCCTGGTATCAGTTCGGTTCTGGACTCATGTGGGTGCTGTCGGGTCTGTGCCAGGCAGTTTAACCAAGACTGCAGCCCTGCCGAGCCCTGCGACCATATCAAAGGACTGCGCTGCCACCTAAAGGCCGGTGGAGACCCTAACAGAGGCTTGTGTAGAG CTGAGGCTCAGGGTCGCCCATGTGAGCTGGATGGACGAGTCTATCAGCACGGCGAGGACTTTCAGCCAACTTGTGAACATCAGTGCACATGTGTTGATGGAGTAGTCGGCTGCGTCCCACTGTGCCCTCACCACATCTCTCTACCCGACTGGCGCTGTTCCCGCCGCCGCCTCACCAAACTGCCCGGCCGCTGCTGCCAGGAGTGGGTGTGCGATGATGACAACCGCATTGCTGAAGTGGAGCCGTTGCCTGATGCACATCCACAAGAGCACACAGACCTAACAGGCAACGAGTTACTTGTAGCTCCATCTACCTCTTGGGACAGCAGTGCAACAGCCCCTTATCAAG ctatattatggATTTGTTATGTTACTTGTTTTTTGGGGGTCACTGATTGGTCCCCGTGCTCAGCCACCTGTGGAATGGGCGTGTCCAGCCGTGTAACCAATAGTAACCCTGAGTGTAGGCTTGTCAGTGAAACTAGGCTCTGTCAGATACAAGAATGTGGCATCAACCCTGCACCATCACTGAAG AAAGGAAAAAAGTGTCAGAAAACCACACGATCACCGAAACCTGTGCAGATCGTATTTGCAGGATGCTTCACTGCTCGCCGCTACCGGCCTCGTTCATGTGGATCCTGCTCAGATGGTCGCTTGTGTATTCCCTCTGTGACACGTACAATTCCTCTACACTTTCACTGTCCTGAGCCAGAACGAGACGACTTTACCCGCAACGTCATGTGGATACAGCGCTGCAGCTGCAGTCAAAGAAACAGCAGACAGGGCCTGTCATCACAAGCAGAGTTCTTCAATCTACCAAATgatattcacacatacacacactga